A stretch of DNA from Microlunatus capsulatus:
GGGTCCCCCTCACCGAGGACGACCCGCGCCACCCCGTCGGCGACTACGGCGTGGCCAAGGACGCGATCGCCACGCTGCTGGCGCAGGAGACCGCCGCCGGCGGGCTGGTCACCACCTCGCTGCACCCGGGGCACATCAGCGGCCCCGGCTGGGCGCCGATCACCCCGCTGGGCAACCTCGACGCCGGCGTCTGGGAGCGGCTGGCGCGCGGGGAGGAGGTGCTGGTGCCGGGCACCGGCGCCGAGCTGCTGCACCACGTGCACGCCGACGACGTCGCCGCGGCCTTCCAGCTGGCGCTCGAGCAGCGCGACGCCGCCGCCGGCCAGGTCCTGCACGCCACCGCCGCGCGGGCCATGACCGTGCGCGGCCTGCTCGAGGTCGCCGCCGGGTGGTTCGGGCGGGAGCCTGTCACCCGGGTCGTCGGCTGGGAGGAGTACCGGGCCGCCACCCCGGCGCCGTTCGCCGACCAGAGCTGGGACCACCTGTGGCGGAGCCAGTACGCCTCGCCCGACAAGGCCCGGCAGCTGCTCGGCTACACGCCGGGCGAGCCCGACGTCGCGGTCCGCGAGGGCGTGGACTGGCTGCGCCGGCACGGCGACCTGCGCCA
This window harbors:
- a CDS encoding NAD-dependent epimerase/dehydratase family protein, which translates into the protein MRVAVIGGSGHIGSSLLPRLVRAGHEVLNLSRGSSRPYVDDPAWAEVVPVAVDREAEDAAGTFAARVADLGADAVVDLICFTPASAQALVEGLRGRTGHLLHCGSIWMHGPSTRVPLTEDDPRHPVGDYGVAKDAIATLLAQETAAGGLVTTSLHPGHISGPGWAPITPLGNLDAGVWERLARGEEVLVPGTGAELLHHVHADDVAAAFQLALEQRDAAAGQVLHATAARAMTVRGLLEVAAGWFGREPVTRVVGWEEYRAATPAPFADQSWDHLWRSQYASPDKARQLLGYTPGEPDVAVREGVDWLRRHGDLRHLGAPPEG